The Megalops cyprinoides isolate fMegCyp1 chromosome 10, fMegCyp1.pri, whole genome shotgun sequence genome window below encodes:
- the si:dkey-34d22.1 gene encoding discoidin, CUB and LCCL domain-containing protein 1 isoform X1, with product MHASPGHIWDAVDFLTWFLFVLSLETLGIHGQDGDGCGHTLLGPQSGTLASRNYPGTYPNGTRCVWKLRAPRGRTLRLAFGDFDLERSSNCDAGSLTVTLGNGATALGPLCGHLDATWRKVELNSSEATVLFVSGTHRSGRGFLLSYATDQNTDLISCMDRGSHFTAQHLRAFCPAGCRGVTGDIWGHVGQGYRDTSVLCKAAVHAGVVSDELGGPIAVSRERSITRYESTFANGLHSKTGSLSEKKLVFHRECDSQLPVLAYNASSHWEKVDSLGRRILWTPGNKDFAGQDLPWVADSDDPEPWLEIELRDRSSVTGIITKGSLSEASSFYVQSYTLLYSKDNKNWKSYKAALSKDVKVFEGNSDSSQEVLNSLIPPVVARYLLLRPKQWERKAALHVRVLGCLLLRPRGTSDPLPAAHPPQSEVPPVTAPYSPVPSLGPEVEKSPGQSSSQPVAVVVGVVLVLIVCVGVLLAGLCWKRRKKAAGMKCSLAKGSQSSLGKNLPRSESELISYPLERGACDPLPHPPLNDYAEPELMVPGQKLGSTFRPAADEGYTVPLILNHYDVPGKLPEYAEPLPPEPEYATPFTEQPPDPPAAALGAKKNNCLVRVVPPTQAMRTGPGAATLSAHYDCPGHKEAPNGYCTPAPHPNGPRQASVVYAEPQPADTLSQHTYHEPL from the exons GCGATGGGTGCGGCCACACCTTGCTGGGCCCTCAGAGCGGTACCCTGGCCTCCCGGAACTACCCCGGCACTTACCCCAACGGCACGCGCTGCGTGTGGAAACTCCGGGCCCCGCGGGGCCGCACCCTGCGTCTGGCCTTCGGAGACTTCGACCTGGAGAGGAGCAGCAACTGCGATGCCGGGTCCCTCACCGTAACCCTCGGCAACGGGGCCACCGCCCTGG GCCCTCTGTGCGGACACCTGGACGCCACGTGGAGGAAGGTGGAGCTGAACAGCAGCGAGGCGACCGTGCTCTTCGTCTCCGGCACACACCGCTCCGGGCGCGGCTTCCTGCTGTCCTACGCCACCGACCAGAACACGG aTCTGATTTCCTGCATGGACCGAGGATCCCATTTTACTGCTCAGCACTTAAG GGCTTTCTGTCCAGCAGGCTGCAGGGGCGTGACAGGTGACATCTGGGGCCATGTTGGCCAAGGCTACAGAGAC ACCTCGGTTCTGTGCAAAGCAGCGGTCCATGCAGGGGTTGTGTCTGATGAGCTCGGAGGGCCCATCGCTGTGTCCCGGGAGAGAAGCATCACCCGGTACGAGTCCACCTTCGCCAACGGCCTCCACTCCAAAAC GGGCTCTCTATCTGAGAAAAAGTTGGTTTTCCACAGAG AGTGTGACAGTCAGCTGCCTGTGCTCGCTTACAATGCCTCCTCCCACTGGGAGAAAGTGGACAGCCTGGGGCGCCGCATATTGTGGACCCCTGGAAACAAGGACTTTGCGGGACAGGACCTACCCTGGGTGGCTGACAGCGACGACCCCGAGCCCTGGCTGGAGATAGAGCTGCGAGACAGGAGCAGCgtcacag GAATCATCACAAAGGGATCCTTGTCGGAGGCGAGTAGTTTCTATGTGCAGTCCTACACGCTCCTCTACAGCAAGGACAACAAGAACTGGAAGTCTTACAAGGCAGCTCTCAGTAAAGACGTAAAG GTGTTTGAGGGGAACTCGGACAGCAGCCAGGAGGTGCTGAACAGCCTGATCCCCCCAGTGGTGGCGAGGTACCTGCTCCTGCGGCCCAAACAGTGGGAGCGCAAGGCCGCCCTGCACGTCCGGGTGCTCGGCTGCCTTCTCCTGAGGCCCCGCG GAACTTCTgaccctctccctgcagcccaTCCTCCCCAAAGTGAGGTTCCCCCAGTCACGGCCCCTTACAGCCCTGTCCCCTCGCTGGGCCCTGAGGTGGAGAAGAGTCCAGGACAGA GTTCCAGTCAGCCCGTGGCGGTAGTGGTGGGAGTGGTCCTGGttctgattgtgtgtgtgggtgtcctGCTGGCTGGACTTTGCTGGAAGAGAAG GAAAAAGGCTGCTGGCATGAAGTGCTCCTTAGCAAAAG ggAGTCAAAGTTCCCTCGGAAAGAACCTGCCCCGCTCCGAATCTGAGCTGATCTCGTATCCTCTGGAGAGGGGTGCCTGTGACCCTCTTCCACACCCCCCACTCAATG ACTACGCCGAGCCGGAGCTGATGGTGCCGGGACAGAAGCTGGGCTCCACCTTCCGCCCTGCGGCCGACGAGGGCTACACCGTTCCACTCATCCTCAACCACTATGACGTCCCGGGCAAGCTTCCCGAGTACGCCGAGCCCCTGCCTCCCGAGCCAGAGTACGCCACGCCCTTCACCGAGCAGCCCCCCGACCCCCCGGCCGCCGCCCTGGGggccaaaaaaaacaactgtttggTCCGGGTGGTACCCCCGACACAGGCCATGAGGACCGGTCCAGGAGCCGCTACGTTATCGGCCCATTATGACTGTCCCGGCCACAAGGAGGCGCCAAACGGCTACTGCAcaccagccccccaccccaatgGCCCGCGCCAGGCCAGCGTGGTGTACGCTGAGCCCCAGCCAGCCGACACCCTGTCCCAGCACACCTACCACGAGCCGCTGTGA
- the si:dkey-34d22.1 gene encoding discoidin, CUB and LCCL domain-containing protein 1 isoform X2, which produces MHASPGHIWDAVDFLTWFLFVLSLETLGIHGQDGDGCGHTLLGPQSGTLASRNYPGTYPNGTRCVWKLRAPRGRTLRLAFGDFDLERSSNCDAGSLTVTLGNGATALGPLCGHLDATWRKVELNSSEATVLFVSGTHRSGRGFLLSYATDQNTDLISCMDRGSHFTAQHLRAFCPAGCRGVTGDIWGHVGQGYRDTSVLCKAAVHAGVVSDELGGPIAVSRERSITRYESTFANGLHSKTGSLSEKKLVFHRECDSQLPVLAYNASSHWEKVDSLGRRILWTPGNKDFAGQDLPWVADSDDPEPWLEIELRDRSSVTGIITKGSLSEASSFYVQSYTLLYSKDNKNWKSYKAALSKDVKVFEGNSDSSQEVLNSLIPPVVARYLLLRPKQWERKAALHVRVLGCLLLRPRAHPPQSEVPPVTAPYSPVPSLGPEVEKSPGQSSSQPVAVVVGVVLVLIVCVGVLLAGLCWKRRKKAAGMKCSLAKGSQSSLGKNLPRSESELISYPLERGACDPLPHPPLNDYAEPELMVPGQKLGSTFRPAADEGYTVPLILNHYDVPGKLPEYAEPLPPEPEYATPFTEQPPDPPAAALGAKKNNCLVRVVPPTQAMRTGPGAATLSAHYDCPGHKEAPNGYCTPAPHPNGPRQASVVYAEPQPADTLSQHTYHEPL; this is translated from the exons GCGATGGGTGCGGCCACACCTTGCTGGGCCCTCAGAGCGGTACCCTGGCCTCCCGGAACTACCCCGGCACTTACCCCAACGGCACGCGCTGCGTGTGGAAACTCCGGGCCCCGCGGGGCCGCACCCTGCGTCTGGCCTTCGGAGACTTCGACCTGGAGAGGAGCAGCAACTGCGATGCCGGGTCCCTCACCGTAACCCTCGGCAACGGGGCCACCGCCCTGG GCCCTCTGTGCGGACACCTGGACGCCACGTGGAGGAAGGTGGAGCTGAACAGCAGCGAGGCGACCGTGCTCTTCGTCTCCGGCACACACCGCTCCGGGCGCGGCTTCCTGCTGTCCTACGCCACCGACCAGAACACGG aTCTGATTTCCTGCATGGACCGAGGATCCCATTTTACTGCTCAGCACTTAAG GGCTTTCTGTCCAGCAGGCTGCAGGGGCGTGACAGGTGACATCTGGGGCCATGTTGGCCAAGGCTACAGAGAC ACCTCGGTTCTGTGCAAAGCAGCGGTCCATGCAGGGGTTGTGTCTGATGAGCTCGGAGGGCCCATCGCTGTGTCCCGGGAGAGAAGCATCACCCGGTACGAGTCCACCTTCGCCAACGGCCTCCACTCCAAAAC GGGCTCTCTATCTGAGAAAAAGTTGGTTTTCCACAGAG AGTGTGACAGTCAGCTGCCTGTGCTCGCTTACAATGCCTCCTCCCACTGGGAGAAAGTGGACAGCCTGGGGCGCCGCATATTGTGGACCCCTGGAAACAAGGACTTTGCGGGACAGGACCTACCCTGGGTGGCTGACAGCGACGACCCCGAGCCCTGGCTGGAGATAGAGCTGCGAGACAGGAGCAGCgtcacag GAATCATCACAAAGGGATCCTTGTCGGAGGCGAGTAGTTTCTATGTGCAGTCCTACACGCTCCTCTACAGCAAGGACAACAAGAACTGGAAGTCTTACAAGGCAGCTCTCAGTAAAGACGTAAAG GTGTTTGAGGGGAACTCGGACAGCAGCCAGGAGGTGCTGAACAGCCTGATCCCCCCAGTGGTGGCGAGGTACCTGCTCCTGCGGCCCAAACAGTGGGAGCGCAAGGCCGCCCTGCACGTCCGGGTGCTCGGCTGCCTTCTCCTGAGGCCCCGCG cccaTCCTCCCCAAAGTGAGGTTCCCCCAGTCACGGCCCCTTACAGCCCTGTCCCCTCGCTGGGCCCTGAGGTGGAGAAGAGTCCAGGACAGA GTTCCAGTCAGCCCGTGGCGGTAGTGGTGGGAGTGGTCCTGGttctgattgtgtgtgtgggtgtcctGCTGGCTGGACTTTGCTGGAAGAGAAG GAAAAAGGCTGCTGGCATGAAGTGCTCCTTAGCAAAAG ggAGTCAAAGTTCCCTCGGAAAGAACCTGCCCCGCTCCGAATCTGAGCTGATCTCGTATCCTCTGGAGAGGGGTGCCTGTGACCCTCTTCCACACCCCCCACTCAATG ACTACGCCGAGCCGGAGCTGATGGTGCCGGGACAGAAGCTGGGCTCCACCTTCCGCCCTGCGGCCGACGAGGGCTACACCGTTCCACTCATCCTCAACCACTATGACGTCCCGGGCAAGCTTCCCGAGTACGCCGAGCCCCTGCCTCCCGAGCCAGAGTACGCCACGCCCTTCACCGAGCAGCCCCCCGACCCCCCGGCCGCCGCCCTGGGggccaaaaaaaacaactgtttggTCCGGGTGGTACCCCCGACACAGGCCATGAGGACCGGTCCAGGAGCCGCTACGTTATCGGCCCATTATGACTGTCCCGGCCACAAGGAGGCGCCAAACGGCTACTGCAcaccagccccccaccccaatgGCCCGCGCCAGGCCAGCGTGGTGTACGCTGAGCCCCAGCCAGCCGACACCCTGTCCCAGCACACCTACCACGAGCCGCTGTGA